The Patescibacteria group bacterium genomic sequence ATAACAGGCTTATCTTGCCCAAGAGTTCACATCGACGGCAAGGTTTGGCACCTCGATGTCGGCTCGTCGCATCCTGGGGCTGAAGAAGGTCCCAAGGGTCCGGCTGTTCGCCGGTTAAAGCGGTACGCGAGCTGGGTTCAGACCGTCGTGAGACAGGTCGGTCTCTATCCGTCGTGGGCGTCCGGAGATTTGAGAGGAGCTCTCTCTAGTACGAGAGGACCGAGAGGGACAGACCTCTGGTGTGCCAGTTGTTCCGCCAGGAGCATTGCTGGGTAGCTACGTCTGGATGGGATAAGCGCTGAAAGCATCTAAGTGCGAAGCCCACCTCAAGATTAGATCTCCCGTCCTTTCCCTTCGGGGGAAGGAGTAAGACCGCAAGTAGACTACTTGTTTGATAGGCGGTGGGTGTAAGGGCAGTAATGTCTTGAGCTTAACCGTACTAATGGTCGAGGGCTTGGCCTGCTTCAGAGTTGATATTAGTTAGATAAAAGAGAGAGGGGTATAAAAGCCCCTCTCTCTTTTTCTTCCCCCTTCCCCCCCCAGGAGAAGGGGGATAAAGGGCGATGGGGTTGTCAATATCAAGGGAGTGAACCACTGAGACTTCTTATTGAATAAACTTCCTTGCTCTCGCTCCTAATTGGGTGGTCACGGGCAGTCCAAGAGGGGCGACAGCTCTTCTTTAATCTCTCCCTGCTTCGCCAGCCGTTAAAAATATAGGCTTTGTATGGCTTCCATTCGTTGTTGACAACTTTCGCCGAACTGTGGTAATAGTTGGTGTGGCTACATAAGAAAAGTAAATAATTCAAAAAGGAGGAGTAGATGTCGAATAAAATGGAAGGAATTCCTTTAGTTTCCTATAGAGAAAAGTGGGAAGAAGGAAAACTTGATTATGGTGTAGGAATAATCGGAGTAGGGAATGTGGCTAATTGGGCTCATCTTCCTACTTATGAAATTGCTGGACTTAATGTTGTTGCGGCAGCAGATATTAATGAAAAAGCTCTAGAAGTGGCAAAGAATAGGTGGGGAATTAAAAAAGTATTCAAAGATTACAGGAATCTGCTTGCTTTAAAAGAGGTGGATATAGTAGATGTAACTGTTCATCAAAAATGGGATGACATACGAGTTCAGATAACAAAAGATGCGGCTGAGGCAGGAAAGCATATACTTATGCATAAACCTATGGCTAGAAC encodes the following:
- a CDS encoding Gfo/Idh/MocA family oxidoreductase, which translates into the protein MEGIPLVSYREKWEEGKLDYGVGIIGVGNVANWAHLPTYEIAGLNVVAAADINEKALEVAKNRWGIKKVFKDYRNLLALKEVDIVDVTVHQKWDDIRVQITKDAAEAGKHILMHKPMARTYERAKEIVEAAKQKNVKFLALLRGIIKNKNQT